AACGCCGCCCACATCATTCCAGGCCACGGGCCGGTCATGCATGACGCCGCCTACCTGAAGACCCTGGTCGCGTTGCTGGAGGACACACGCCAGCAGGTCCGTACCGCCGTAAACGACGGCCTTTCGCTCGAAGACACGCGCAAGCGCGTCACGCTCGCCAAATGGAAGGACCAGCTTGCCGGCGACGACCGCTACCGCCGCCGTGCCTTTACCGACTTCTACTTGCAGCCCGGCATCGAGCGCGCTTACAAGGAGGCCAAAGGCGAGCCGCTGGCGGAGTGACTTCCCGCGGCGCGGTTACCAAAGATTCCCTGCAAGCCCCGCTCCCTCCCCCGTTCTTCCCATGTACGGGAGGAACGTATGCGTCGCACGCTATTGGCTCATCTGCTGATTCTGCTGGCTCTTACCGCCGGCGCCCTGGCCGGCAACCCGCCGGTTACCGAAGGCTCGCTCCGCATCATGGGCAAGGAGGGAGTTACCGGCTTCTGCCCGCTCAAGCACACCGATGTGAAGACCGAAATCTCCGGTTTCCTGGCGCGGGTCGAAGTCACGCAGGAGTTCTGGAACCCTTCGAAGGAAAAGATCGAGGCGGTGTACGTCTTCCCGCTTTCGCAGCGCTCGGCCGTGGACGACATGACGCTCCAGGTCGGCGACCGCATCGTGCGCGGCATCATCAAGCGCCGCGAAGAAGCCCAGGCCATCTACCAAGCCGCGCGCGCCGCCGGCCACGTCGCCGCGTTGCTCGACCAGGAGCGGCCCAACATATTCACGCAGTCGGTGGCCAACATCATGCCCGGCGAGACGGTGAAGGTGACCATCTCCTACGTCGAATTCCTCAAGTACGAAGACGGCGCCTACGAGTTCTCTTTCCCCATGGTCGTCGGACCGCGCTACATCCCCGGCTCGATGGCGATCGGGAAACAGGGCGGCGGCTGGGCGCCGGACACCGACCAGGTCCCTGACGCCTCGCGCATCACGCCGCCGGTGGCCGGCGTCCACACTCCCGGCACGCGTGCCGGTCATGACGTCTCGCTCGAAGTCACGCTCGACGCCGGCGTCCCCATTCAGGATTTCCGCTCCACCTCGCACGCCATCCTCGCCGACCGCACCAGCGCCTCGAGCGCCGCCATCCGTTTGAAGCAGCAGGCGGTGATCCCCAACAAGGACTTCATCCTGCGCTACGACGTTGCCGGCGGCCGCATCGAGGACGCCGTGCTCACCCACAAGACTCCGGCGGGCAAGAACAGCCTGCGCTCCACCGGCTTCTTCACTCTCATCCTGCAGCCGCCCGATCGCATCCCGGAATCCGAGATCACGCCCAAAGAGATCGTGTTCGTGCTCGATACTTCCGGCTCCATGTCCGGCTTCCCCATCGAGAAAGCGAAAGAAGCCATGAAGCTGGCGCTCGACGGCCTGCACCCGAGCGACACCTTCAACCTCATCACCTTCGCCGGCGACACCAGGGTCCTGTTTCCGGAACCGGTTCCGGCCACGCCCAAGAACCTGGCTCTGGCGCAGGAATTCCTCGCCGGCCGTTCGGGCTCGGGCGGCACCGAGATGATGAAGGCCATCCGCGCCGCGCTCGATCCCTCGGACTCCCAGGAGCACCTGCGCGTGGTCTGCTTCATGACCGACGGCTACGTCGGCAACGACATGGAGATCGTCGCCGAGGTGCAGAAGCATCCCAACGCACGCGTGTTCAGCTTCGGCATCGGCCAGAGCGTGAACCGCTTCCTGCTGGACAAGATGGCGGAAGTGAGCCGCGGTGAAGTGGAATACGTCGCACTCAACGACGATGGTTCCGCCGCCGCGCGCCGCTTCCACGAGCGCGTGCGCACGCCCCTGCTCACCGATCTCTCCATCGACTGGAACGGCCTGCCCGTGGCCGATGTCTATCCCGCGCGCCTGCCCGACCTGTTCAGCGCCAAGCCGGTCATCGTCACCGGCCGCTACGGCGTGCCCTCGAGCGGCGTCATCCGCCTGCGCGGCAAGCGCGCCGGCGAGGACTTCGTCCGCGAGATCAAGGTGAGCCTTCCCGCTTCCGAAGACCGCCACGACGTGCTCGCCTCTCTCTGGGCGCGCCAGAAGATCGACGACCTCATGGCCCGCGACTACGCCGGCATCCAGCAAGGCGCGGCGCGCAAGGACGTAAAGGAAGAGATCACCCAGCTCGGCCTCGATTTCCATCTCATGACCCAGTTCACCTCCTTCGTCGCCGTTGAGGAAATGACCGTCACCGAAGACGGCCAGCCGCGGCTCATCCAGGTGCCGGTCGAGATGCCGGAAGGCGTCAGCCCTGAAGGCGTGTTCGGGAAGCCCGGCGAGATGCAATACGCTCCTGCCTCCGCCCCTGTGACCGCCAACAAAGCCATGCGGCAGTCGGGTGCGGGAATCGGCGGCGGACTCAGAAGCCAGGTTTCAACCAACGGTCGCGTCGTGCGTGAGATGAAAGACGAGGAAGCCGACCGCATCGCCGATGTCCGCGTCGATCGCCCGGCCACCTGGGAAGCGCGCCTCGATCCCGGCCTGCTGCGCGTGGCCAAGTGCCACGAAGCTGAAGTCCTGCAGCCCCTGCGCCGCGGCCAGTGCAAGCTTTCCGCCGCGAGCAAGCTCGAGGTCGCGGTCTGGCTCACCGAAAAAAGCGACGCC
This genomic window from Terriglobales bacterium contains:
- a CDS encoding VIT and VWA domain-containing protein, which encodes MRRTLLAHLLILLALTAGALAGNPPVTEGSLRIMGKEGVTGFCPLKHTDVKTEISGFLARVEVTQEFWNPSKEKIEAVYVFPLSQRSAVDDMTLQVGDRIVRGIIKRREEAQAIYQAARAAGHVAALLDQERPNIFTQSVANIMPGETVKVTISYVEFLKYEDGAYEFSFPMVVGPRYIPGSMAIGKQGGGWAPDTDQVPDASRITPPVAGVHTPGTRAGHDVSLEVTLDAGVPIQDFRSTSHAILADRTSASSAAIRLKQQAVIPNKDFILRYDVAGGRIEDAVLTHKTPAGKNSLRSTGFFTLILQPPDRIPESEITPKEIVFVLDTSGSMSGFPIEKAKEAMKLALDGLHPSDTFNLITFAGDTRVLFPEPVPATPKNLALAQEFLAGRSGSGGTEMMKAIRAALDPSDSQEHLRVVCFMTDGYVGNDMEIVAEVQKHPNARVFSFGIGQSVNRFLLDKMAEVSRGEVEYVALNDDGSAAARRFHERVRTPLLTDLSIDWNGLPVADVYPARLPDLFSAKPVIVTGRYGVPSSGVIRLRGKRAGEDFVREIKVSLPASEDRHDVLASLWARQKIDDLMARDYAGIQQGAARKDVKEEITQLGLDFHLMTQFTSFVAVEEMTVTEDGQPRLIQVPVEMPEGVSPEGVFGKPGEMQYAPASAPVTANKAMRQSGAGIGGGLRSQVSTNGRVVREMKDEEADRIADVRVDRPATWEARLDPGLLRVAKCHEAEVLQPLRRGQCKLSAASKLEVAVWLTEKSDASLAKLRALGFEVRFDPKTSKLIIGRVTVAKLAQLARLDVVRYITPHGAQASAK